One part of the Neodiprion virginianus isolate iyNeoVirg1 chromosome 3, iyNeoVirg1.1, whole genome shotgun sequence genome encodes these proteins:
- the LOC124299619 gene encoding uncharacterized protein LOC124299619, translated as MTSKMTKSHIFTSFVLAFLATVSSANADGGKCEMLLPQDGRSIVYSCVEATLDHLQSIPSEAEWIQFSVSKLPNIPKGAFSRFNLRRLSFYNCDVRHIDPEAFEGLVNLRWLTFYGLTVNVIRASWFKGLTSLTHLSMENNQIMYIEPTVFLRIPNLEYLNIENNELSCLPYHALTPLRKLRNMRTRKNPWLCHCYMELVVWMANRQINMGAKDALSKFKYECMEDFGPRSSISELHTYKWTALSSEEYQKMYKNASSSQTEYVSLSSTELSRIPDNTESINFERTKIRMIEDFAFFRFGNSLRSLNFSSCSINQIEPEAFVGLSKLEQLVLFNNSINEVKSEWFKDLYGLKELVLDGNLITHIPQSLFQSLGNIETLSLNGNKIQCLSTDSFSFLKKLKRVNIEDNPWVCDCQKEFRAWLDKKQIGYKMSTGKCTNEKIEKNLHRSETEYESGVNKSGSVVTEIKNQEAETTHGSVIQSNEGFPTHFGNYHEEQNEEIAKNEAQHEQNKKITSYEHYLNITERQQQQSEYKMQQQHSQKTMQQQQSEYKMQQQHSQQTMQQQQQQQQQQRQQELIQPQSQQTIQMQEHREQNWKTHNWEYKPRPQTGCTALGTNLDSFTEISRKDFGPPGDCRIVKSRWSFVRRSYLCSDATLSNLSRIPEQAESITVQNSVIPHLLDNTFARFGGNLRVLELINCSIQHITPRAFAGLVNLQELNLNLNYITEVRTSWFEAMPSLRRLSLSCNHIQRVENGVFFLLKKLEYLEIRNNRLNSIGTESVSSMSSMRVMAIDNNPWSCLNLHKLVEWMDSRDIYYDKNRLKLGSHWDCIGSSTVYSRDGSNVTTGGIPGSTSTTSPTLPSLPPPPPHPLRSYRCTFDLNSQYGINSRECVGGDLHILEEIPSNAERIKITNAMIPQLPADAFARFTNLRELLFYNCSIEDIDQFAFRGLRKLQLLTLVDNRIPIVRSAWFSELNALTKLQLARNSVTEIEADTFSHLQNLQELSLKDNKIDCIYTESLSPLKNLKVASFEENPWKWGCLKGLEDFVQRRNVSATKFDTYHGRVINCGICYTKEGTASPITNSKGTTNTSISAVNVICVSIAMLIFTKFASTMKTIVSTITWLLLVIAFCTAVNNRCKIVTTDDNRNSVYSCVQATFDDVLDIPDDVEWIQFSISKFPQLPDKAFSRLALRGLSFYNCDIGHIHPNAFEGLRSLEQLTFYRSNIRILKASWFETLHNLTHLFLNRNDIVYIEPNVFTLTPKLRYLNIEDNNVNCISKEVLDSLGSLEHVRLGKNPWLCSCYAELLEWVNDRGINYGLRNSMGERLACMVEDVDSIRDYSLPFYKTFRNISVSQNGYIEMNIAKSVRCVGKNLAALHEMPDNAIAISFTDSQIYKLPRYAFFRFGNSLRSLFLRNCSISEVDPEAFVGLSRLKVLYIFNNSITTVKSEWFKDLHNLEYLILARNAIKHIEPNAFVLLSKLKYLTLINNKIQCMSPYAFDPLKHLTEVVLLYNPWMCSCQEGLRKRLHEKRVSYTVSRGPCIGGYVQDSDDLYDQTFERREVKVKGQKTGLAKSSEVTLKVDGRNWINKQRPEVMEVEEVVHNRNIEISNYEYYRLRAEEQLDNALAFERTELKWTTSPIEMTTEVDEGENWHVTVIPSENSYSFRWGTIWAVSLIPADAEVIKFYASDVQTVFTGIFARFGENLRVLKFERCPVQDIEPQAFVGLVNLETLVLTYSKIHVVKSAWFENIPNLRKLNLSHSPITKINGGIFEILRNLEELDISHNKLNCVNMNGLSHLTKLNKIHIHGNPWSCLCLRTLKEWLDEQQIQYDTDFSVEGILWNCTKEYSSLKTASDHDTNSIDSMSPYAEEEMEETKRVNNVRSFEKTREETSSLMGNFKIMQIDDNSVDLTVTGQRIDENVSTPSTVESDTEVPEDRCSLIQMWRLPLEVWVCKGGDIQILEQIPSGAERIQITTSDISVIPANAFVRFSNLVDLIFYNINVSDVHPLAFAGLNKLERLIFRETNITTVRSSWLHNLPNLTRLGLAWNLISEIEPDVFDYLPNLETLAIQGNNLRCIYTSSLSSLKDLRVVTMQANPWKWRCREELTNFLYARNITYEISGTTDGQRVIPN; from the exons ATGACGTCGAAGATGACGAAGAGTCACATTTTCACCTCATTTGTCCTCGCGTTCTTGGCGACGGTCTCCTCAGCCAACGCTGACGGCGGTAAATGCGAAATGCTACTGCCCCAGGATGGCAGATCTATCGTGTATTCGTGCGTCGAGGCGACCCTTGATCACCTCCAGAGTATTCCGAGTGAAGCCGAGTGGATACAATTCTCAGTTTCGAAATTACCAAACATTCCGAAAGGGGCGTTTTCCAGGTTCAACCTGCGCAGATTATCCTTCTACAACTGCGACGTGAGGCACATCGATCCAGAGGCCTTCGAAGGCCTCGTCAACCTCAGATGGCTGACCTTCTATGGATTGACCGTAAATGTTATCAGAGCGTCCTGGTTCAAAGGCTTGACGAGCCTCACCCACCTTTCGATGGAGAACAACCAAATCATGTACATCGAGCCAACCGTATTCCTGCGCATCCCCAATCTCGAATATTTGAACATTGAGAACAACGAGTTGAGCTGTTTACCGTACCACGCCCTGACGCCGTTGAGGAAACTCAGAAACATGCGAACCCGTAAGAACCCATGGCTTTGTCATTGCTACATGGAGCTCGTAGTTTGGATGGCGAATCGTCAGATAAACATGGGAGCAAAAGATGCGCtgtcgaaattcaaatatgaGTGCATGGAAGATTTTGGCCCCAGATCAAGCATCTCGGAATTACACACGTACAAATGGACCGCATTGAGCAGCGAGGAGTAccaaaaaatgtacaaaaatgcATCGTCATCGCAAACGGAGTATGTTTCATTGAGCTCAACGGAGTTATCCAGGATCCCAGATAACACGGaatcgataaattttgaaagaacTAAGATAAGAATGATAGAAGACTTCGCCTTCTTCCGATTTGGGAACAGCTTGAGAAGCCTTAACTTCAGCAGCTGCAGTATAAATCAAATTGAGCCGGAAGCTTTTGTCGGGTTGTCAAAACTGGAGCAACTCGTTCTCTTCAATAACAGCATTAATGAGGTCAAGTCTGAATGGTTCAAAGATCTTTACGGATTGAAGGAACTCGTGTTGGATGGTAATTTGATAACACATATACCGCAAAGTCTGTTTCAATCACTTGGAAATATAGAAACTTTGAGTCTCAATGGCAACAAAATACAGTGCCTTTCCACCGATTCATTTTCGTTTCTAAAGAAACTCAAAAGAGTGAACATTGAGGACAATCCGTGGGTCTGTGACTGCCAGAAAGAGTTTAGAGCTTGGTTGGATAAGAAACAAATCGGGTACAAAATGTCTACTGGAAAATGTACGAATGaaaagatcgaaaaaaatctgcatcGATCTGAAACGGAATATGAGAGCGGTGTAAATAAGTCTGGAAGCGTGGTaacagaaattaaaaatcaagaGGCCGAAACGACCCACGGCTCTGTGATTCAGTCCAACGAAGGCTTTCCTACACACTTTGGAAACTATCACGAAGAACAGAACGAAGAGATCGCAAAAAACGAAGCTCAacacgaacaaaataaaaaaatcaccagTTATGAACACTACCTCAATATAACAGAACGGCAACAGCAACAATCAGAATATAAAATGCAACAGCAGCATTCACAGAAAACCATGCAACAGCAACAATCAGAATATAAAATGCAACAGCAGCATTCACAGCAAACCatgcaacagcagcagcagcagcagcagcagcagcggcagcaggAGCTAATACAACCGCAATCACAACAAACGATACAAATGCAAGAACATCGCGaacaaaattggaaaacaCACAATTGGGAATATAAACCACGTCCTCAGACTGGCTGCACTGCATTAGGGACAAATCTGGATAGTTTTACAGAGATATCGCGAAAAGACTTTGGACCTCCGGGAGATTGTCGAATAGTAAAATCGCGATGGTCTTTTGTTAGAAGATCGTACTTGTGTTCAGATGCAACACTATCGAATTTGAGTAGGATTCCTGAGCAGGCTGAATCAATAACAGTTCAGAACTCTGTGATACCCCACTTGCTCGATAATACATTTGCCCGCTTCGGAGGTAACCTCCGAGTTCTCGAGCTAATAAATTGCAGCATCCAGCACATAACACCTCGAGCTTTTGCGGGGCTGGTGAACTTGCAAGAACTTAATCTCAACCTGAATTACATCACGGAGGTACGAACTTCCTGGTTTGAGGCCATGCCTTCTTTAAGACGGCTCAGTTTGTCGTGCAATCATATCCAACGAGTCGAAAACGGTGTGTTTTTCTTATTGAAAAAACTCGAATATCTTGAGATAAGAAATAACCGACTGAATTCAATCGGAACCGAATCAGTCTCGTCCATGTCGAGCATGCGCGTAATGGCCATCGATAATAATCCGTGGTCCTGCCTCAACCTACATAAGCTGGTCGAATGGATGGATAGTCGTGACATATATTACGACAAGAATCGTTTGAAGCTAGGTTCACACTGGGATTGTATAGGAAGCAGTACTGTATACTCACGTGACGGGAGCAACGTTACAACAGGTGGAATCCCAGGAAGTACTTCCACGACTTCTCCAACACTTCCATCACTTCCACCACCACCGCCCCATCCGCTACGATCCTATCGATGCACCTTCGACCTAAATAGTCAGTACGGTATCAACAGCCGTGAATGCGTTGGTGGTGATCTGCATATTCTGGAGGAAATCCCGAGTAACGCTGAGAGAATCAAGATCACAAATGCCATGATTCCACAATTACCAGCTGACGCCTTTGCTCGATTCACAAACTTAAGGGAGTTGCTGTTCTACAACTGTAGCATTGAAGATATCGATCAGTTCGCGTTCCGTGGATTGCGTAAATTGCAGCTGCTAACTTTAGTTGATAACAGAATACCGATTGTCAGATCGGCATGGTTCTCTGAACTCAACGCACTGACTAAACTTCAACTGGCGAGAAACTCCGTGACGGAAATTGAGGCCGACACTTTCAGCCATCTGCAGAATCTGCAGGAACTTTCCCTGAAGGACAACAAAATCGATTGCATCTACACAGAATCGTTGAGTCCTTTGAAAAATCTTAAGGTAGCGTCGTTTGAAGAGAATCCGTGGAAATGGGGATGTCTGAAGGGATTGGAAGACTTCGTTCAAAGACGTAACGTCAGTGCTACAAAGTTCGATACTTATCACGGTAGAGTTATAAATTGCGGCATATGTTACACAAAAGAAGGCACGGCATCGCCTATCACGAATTCGAAAGGAACTACGAACACTTCGATCTCGGCGGTCAATGTGATATGCGTCTCCATAGCTATGCTTATTTTCACCAAGTTC GCATCGACCATGAAGACAATCGTTTCTACAATAACTTGGCTGCTTTTGGTCATCGCTTTTTGTACCGCGGTCAACAATAGGTGCAAAATCGTAACGACTGACGACAACAGAAACAGCGTATACTCTTGCGTCCAGGCTACTTTCGACGATGTACTTGACATTCCTGACGATGTAGAATGGatacaattttccatttcaaagTTTCCTCAACTTCCGGATAAAGCGTTCTCCAGGTTAGCCCTTCGCGGGTTATCTTTCTACAACTGCGACATCGGACATATTCACCCCAATGCGTTCGAGGGTCTTCGAAGCCTGGAACAATTGACCTTTTACAGGTCGAATATTCGCATTCTCAAAGCTTCGTGGTTTGAAACATTGCACAACCTGACCCACCTTTTCTTGAACCGAAATGACATAGTGTACATTGAGCCAAATGTATTCACGTTAACCCCCAAACTCCGGTATTTGAACATCGAGGATAACAACGTGAACTGCATATCGAAGGAAGTTCTCGATTCTTTAGGAAGCCTGGAACATGTCCGACTGGGCAAAAATCCTTGGCTATGCAGTTGTTACGCGGAGCTCTTGGAGTGGGTGAACGACAGAGGCATCAATTACGGATTGAGAAACTCAATGGGAGAGAGATTGGCGTGTATGGTCGAAGATGTAGATTCAATTAGAGATTACTCACTACCGTTCTACAAGACATTTAGAAACATTTCCGTTTCACAGAATGGATACATCGAAATGAACATAGCGAAGTCTGTTCGTTGCGTTGGAAAGAACCTTGCAGCTCTACACGAGATGCCAGATAACGCGATAGCAATCAGCTTTACAGACTCGCAAATCTACAAATTACCACGATACGCCTTCTTCAGATTCGGAAACTCTTTGAGGAGTTTGTTTCTCAGGAATTGCAGCATTAGCGAAGTGGACCCAGAAGCATTCGTCGGTTTATCGAGATTGAAGGTGCTGTACATATTCAACAATAGTATCACCACGGTGAAGAGCGAGTGGTTCAAGGATCTTCATAACCTTGAGTACCTTATTTTGGCTAGAAATGCAATCAAGCATATCGAGCCGAACGCGTTTGTGCTCCTCAGTAAACTGAAATATCTGACCCTAATCAACAACAAGATACAGTGCATGTCCCCGTACGCTTTCGACCCACTGAAGCACCTCACGGAGGTCGTTTTATTGTACAATCCTTGGATGTGTAGCTGTCAGGAAGGACTTCGGAAGAGGTTACACGAGAAACGAGTTAGTTATACCGTATCGCGTGGGCCATGCATAGGCGGATACGTACAGGACAGCGATGACCTGTATGATCAGACGTTCGAAAGACGAGAGGTAAAAGTCAAAGGCCAGAAAACTGGACTGGCCAAAAGTTCGGAAGTAACTCTGAAAGTTGACGGTAGAAATTGGATAAACAAACAAAGACCAGAAGTTATGGAGGTAGAGGAGGTTGTTCACAAtcgaaacatcgaaatttccaacTATGAATACTACCGTCTCCGAGCAGAAGAACAGCTAGACAATGCATTGGCGTTCGAACGAACAGAACTCAAATGGACAACGTCCCCGATTGAAATGACTACAGAGGTCGATGAAGGAGAAAATTGGCATGTAACAGTAATTCCATCAGAAAATTCGTACAGTTTTCGCTGGGGCACAATATGGGCTGTCTCATTAATTCCTGCGGATGCAGAGGTCATTAAATTTTATGCAAGTGATGTACAAACCGTATTCACTGGCATTTTTGCTCGTTTCGGTGAGAACTTGAGAGTACTTAAATTTGAAAGATGTCCTGTACAGGATATTGAGCCACAAGCCTTTGTCGGGCTCGTAAACCTGGAAACACTTGTCTTGACCTACAGTAAAATCCATGTGGTTAAATCTGCttggtttgaaaatattccgaatttgcgaaaattaaatttatcacACAGCCCGATTACTAAAATCAATGGAGGTATCTTTGAGATACTGAGAAATCTGGAAGAGCTTGACATTTCACACAACAAATTGAACTGCGTTAACATGAACGGACTCTCTCACCTTACaaagttaaataaaattcatattcaCGGTAATCCTTGGTCGTGTCTGTGTCTGAGAACGCTGAAGGAGTGGCTAGACGAGCAGCAGATCCAGTACGATACCGATTTCTCTGTCGAAGGAATACTTTGGAATTGCACCAAAGAATACTCAAGCTTAAAAACGGCCAGCGATCATGATACCAACTCCATCGACAGCATGAGTCCTTACGCCGAGGAAGAAATGGAGGAGACAAAGAGAGTCAACAATGTTCGAAGTTTTGAGAAGACCCGGGAAGAAACTTCGAGCTTGATgggaaattttaaaattatgcaaattGATGATAACAGCGTAGACCTGACCGTAACAGGCCAAAGAATTGACGAAAATGTTTCAACACCTAGTACCGTAGAATCAGACACCGAAGTCCCTGAGGACCGATGCTCGCTCATTCAAATGTGGCGGCTCCCCTTAGAGGTTTGGGTGTGCAAGGGTGGCGATATTCAGATTTTGGAACAAATACCAAGCGGCGCAGAGAGAATTCAGATCACCACCTCCGATATATCCGTTATTCCAGCCAACGCCTTTGTGCGCTTTTCAAATTTAGTAGACttgattttttacaacatCAACGTTAGCGACGTGCACCCGTTGGCTTTTGCTGGCCTGAATAAACTGGAGAGGTTGATTTTCCGGGAAACAAACATAACGACGGTAAGATCGTCCTGGTTGCACAACCTCCCCAATCTTACACGGCTTGGACTAGCATGGAATTTGATCTCGGAAATCGAACCTGACGTATTTGATTACCTGCCCAACCTCGAGACACTCGCCATCCAGGGGAACAACCTTAGGTGCATTTACACCAGCTCTCTTTCGTCTTTAAAAGATCTGAGAGTTGTTACAATGCAAGCTAATCCCTGGAAATGGAGATGTCGTGAAGAATTAACGAATTTTCTTTACGCCCGTAACATCACCTACGAAATTTCTGGAACTACCGACGGACAACGCGTTATTCCTAACTAA